Proteins encoded together in one Candidatus Lariskella endosymbiont of Epinotia ramella window:
- a CDS encoding cation:dicarboxylate symporter family transporter, whose translation MSIKTLSKNVPFQLFLILITALLLEKVIPNCFISALYTLSILIKDLLMAFLPIAIFVYISTTLNHFKSQGWLMVILLVLFEAISNSFASFAAYGLSVFGARFYSASMIEVQEVTLLPIFSISGMIPWFWRVEYGTIIGVVFGLIFPHIGIKTLEDNMQSLKNFVTLIFSRVFVRLVPFLVLGLFIKFIRSGNAMQLVMQGSQAIIIMIVGLLVYVLFLYLVAARFSFSRALKCFKTALPAGIIAFSSMSSAATMPVTISVTEQNLKNKDFASMIIPATTNIQQIGDCFINVFLCCILVAFFTGDIPSLQTFIAFLSIFIVSRFTTAAVMGGAIFIMLPIYQRYLGFNEEMTAIIIAFNVILDPIVTSSNVMANSAMCIIFERVWLIFETKGGLLNLYKAQDEA comes from the coding sequence ATGAGTATAAAAACTCTTTCAAAGAATGTTCCATTTCAGTTGTTTCTTATACTGATCACAGCATTATTACTCGAAAAAGTCATTCCTAATTGCTTTATAAGTGCTCTTTATACACTGAGTATATTAATCAAAGATCTATTAATGGCTTTTCTACCGATTGCCATTTTTGTTTATATATCAACCACGCTGAACCATTTTAAATCTCAGGGATGGCTGATGGTGATATTACTCGTGTTGTTTGAAGCTATTTCTAATAGTTTTGCTTCGTTTGCAGCATATGGGCTGAGCGTCTTTGGTGCTCGTTTCTACAGCGCTTCTATGATTGAAGTACAAGAAGTCACTTTATTACCAATTTTTTCCATATCAGGTATGATTCCTTGGTTTTGGAGAGTTGAATACGGTACAATAATTGGCGTAGTATTTGGATTAATATTCCCTCATATAGGTATCAAGACACTTGAGGATAATATGCAGAGTCTGAAAAATTTTGTTACGCTAATCTTCAGCAGGGTTTTTGTAAGACTGGTTCCGTTTCTAGTTTTAGGATTGTTTATTAAATTTATAAGATCAGGAAATGCAATGCAGCTTGTTATGCAAGGTAGCCAAGCTATTATAATAATGATAGTTGGACTTTTAGTTTATGTCCTGTTTCTATACCTTGTTGCAGCAAGATTCTCTTTTTCTAGAGCATTGAAATGTTTTAAAACAGCGCTTCCTGCCGGCATTATAGCATTTTCTTCTATGTCTAGTGCAGCAACCATGCCAGTCACGATTAGCGTGACAGAGCAAAATTTAAAGAATAAAGATTTTGCGTCAATGATTATACCAGCAACTACTAACATACAACAAATAGGTGACTGTTTTATTAACGTATTTCTATGTTGTATATTGGTGGCTTTTTTTACTGGAGATATTCCATCATTGCAAACATTTATTGCGTTTTTATCTATATTTATAGTTAGTAGATTTACTACTGCTGCAGTGATGGGAGGGGCTATTTTTATAATGTTACCTATATATCAGCGCTATTTAGGTTTCAATGAAGAGATGACGGCAATAATAATAGCATTTAATGTGATACTGGATCCTATAGTTACATCATCAAATGTTATGGCAAATTCAGCTATGTGTATTATTTTTGAGCGTGTTTGGTTAATTTTTGAAACAAAAGGTGGTCTGCTGAATTTGTATAAAGCGCAAGATGAAGCATAA
- a CDS encoding hydrolase, producing MLEFREFSASGPGNPKQLVILLHGYGSNKDDLINIAPEISKYLPNAHFISPNACQRFENAPEYDAYQWFSLVNRSQEAMLNGANTAMKILEPFILEQMKRFSLSAKQTVILGFSQGGMMALHTGLNMKESPRVLLCYSGLLIQGENSNIDSFTGVNSIQDIVLIHGKDDDVVQIESMQRSAILLVKSGARLHTLTCRALGHGIDMVGLEFGGRILKSVFNDV from the coding sequence ATGTTAGAATTTAGAGAATTTAGTGCAAGTGGCCCAGGAAATCCTAAACAACTGGTAATATTATTGCACGGCTATGGGTCAAATAAAGATGATTTGATAAATATAGCGCCTGAGATTAGTAAATATCTACCTAATGCTCATTTTATATCTCCTAATGCATGTCAGCGTTTTGAAAATGCACCAGAATATGATGCATACCAATGGTTTAGTCTAGTTAATAGATCTCAGGAAGCAATGTTAAATGGCGCAAATACAGCTATGAAAATACTTGAACCATTTATTTTAGAGCAAATGAAAAGGTTTAGTCTTTCTGCAAAGCAAACTGTTATTTTAGGATTTTCACAAGGTGGTATGATGGCTCTGCACACAGGGTTAAATATGAAGGAAAGTCCTAGGGTATTGCTTTGTTATTCTGGACTTTTAATACAAGGTGAAAATTCCAATATAGATTCATTTACTGGGGTAAACTCTATTCAAGATATAGTACTTATACATGGAAAGGATGATGATGTCGTACAAATTGAATCTATGCAAAGAAGTGCTATTTTGTTAGTCAAATCTGGCGCTAGGCTGCACACTCTTACTTGTAGAGCTCTTGGGCATGGAATAGATATGGTAGGGCTAGAATTTGGAGGTAGAATCCTAAAGTCTGTATTTAATGATGTATAG
- a CDS encoding multidrug effflux MFS transporter, whose translation MFLQLIWCVFNFCMKNKDMFKTLSFPLWIIVLVIGLPLFAETIYTPSLPNIAIELNSTPPIVEFTLTIYLIGFAIGTFFWGHLSDRIGRKNSLLSGLIFFILGCIFCYYSYSITELMISRFIQAFGGSAGSVLGQAICRDAFTGAKLGKVYSIIGVALSIFPAIGPLTGGIIAEHDTWHSIFIVLSAFGVLAAIFVIIMLPETLTKDNRKNIPITGVMLQMRQDRKVLGFAVIIGICNGILFSYFAEGAFYLIKLLGLSPSQYGFSFTMIAVSAMLGGLISNRLQGLIPQIKIMKYGILVMVFSTICFTVFIMIYHFNSTLSESVLIRIIIISQMILRVGATMVVGNALSLGLADYTKCIGTASSIFNFIYYMLISLCTFIMGALHNGTLIPMPLYFLCLTLLMFYIYKIITKELPVRTEPLQIINSTDI comes from the coding sequence ATGTTTTTGCAATTGATTTGGTGTGTTTTTAATTTCTGTATGAAAAATAAAGATATGTTTAAAACTCTCTCTTTTCCTCTATGGATAATAGTGCTGGTGATTGGATTGCCACTTTTTGCTGAGACTATTTACACACCTTCGCTTCCAAATATAGCAATTGAACTTAACTCAACGCCTCCTATAGTTGAATTTACTCTCACAATTTATTTGATAGGTTTTGCAATTGGAACGTTTTTCTGGGGCCATTTATCTGATAGAATTGGAAGAAAAAATTCTCTTTTATCTGGACTTATATTTTTTATTCTTGGCTGTATTTTTTGTTATTATTCTTATTCAATAACCGAACTAATGATTAGCAGATTTATACAAGCGTTTGGTGGCAGTGCTGGTAGTGTTCTGGGGCAGGCTATTTGTAGAGATGCGTTTACAGGAGCAAAACTTGGTAAAGTTTATTCAATAATAGGAGTTGCACTTTCGATATTTCCTGCAATTGGCCCGCTTACTGGCGGTATTATTGCAGAACATGATACATGGCACAGTATATTTATAGTTCTTTCTGCGTTTGGGGTTCTTGCAGCGATTTTTGTCATAATCATGCTGCCAGAAACATTAACAAAAGATAATAGAAAAAATATACCTATCACTGGTGTTATGTTACAAATGCGGCAAGACAGAAAAGTTCTTGGCTTTGCAGTCATAATCGGAATATGTAATGGTATATTATTTAGTTATTTTGCGGAAGGTGCATTTTATTTAATCAAACTTCTTGGGCTTTCACCAAGTCAATATGGGTTTAGTTTTACTATGATTGCGGTAAGTGCAATGTTGGGTGGATTAATTTCCAATAGACTGCAAGGATTAATACCACAGATTAAGATTATGAAGTATGGAATTTTAGTGATGGTATTTAGCACTATATGCTTCACGGTGTTTATAATGATATATCATTTTAATTCAACACTTTCTGAAAGTGTTTTGATTCGCATCATAATAATCAGTCAAATGATTTTAAGAGTCGGTGCTACAATGGTTGTCGGTAATGCACTATCACTTGGTCTTGCTGATTATACAAAGTGCATAGGTACGGCTTCTAGTATATTTAACTTCATATACTATATGCTAATATCGCTTTGCACTTTTATTATGGGGGCTTTGCACAATGGCACGTTAATTCCAATGCCACTTTACTTTTTGTGTTTAACGTTATTGATGTTCTATATATATAAAATAATCACTAAGGAACTACCAGTTCGAACTGAACCTTTGCAAATTATAAATTCTACTGATATATAG
- the mreC gene encoding rod shape-determining protein MreC — MRNKQRSSRAETVFHNVSDFCVFITRFRAVVAIIICSLLSLFFNSYSVKDLSFISEDTVSGFYSAVSSPFHWAKSKLDDFRLYDEVLAENKDLKLANTKASEMLNTIAKLELENQQLKDLLNYTGYINYRYISARVVSAALDELGTTIMINAGTEDGIKDGYPVLSGFGAIGRVISVSKRSARVLLFTNGSSKIPVRLFHSKISCIAIGNAENGTMKMLYVEQSNNNIMENDIVFTSGEGSLIPYGLYVGSVVSKNGDMIIKPTIDYNDMEVVKVLLPEKEFP; from the coding sequence ATGAGGAATAAGCAACGTAGTAGTAGAGCAGAAACAGTCTTTCATAACGTTAGTGATTTTTGTGTATTCATAACACGATTTCGTGCAGTTGTTGCTATAATTATTTGCAGTCTACTTTCATTATTTTTCAATTCTTATAGTGTTAAAGATCTATCTTTTATCTCTGAAGATACAGTTAGTGGTTTTTATAGCGCTGTATCGTCTCCGTTTCATTGGGCTAAATCGAAGTTAGATGATTTTAGATTATACGACGAAGTATTGGCAGAAAATAAGGATCTTAAGCTAGCAAATACTAAAGCTTCTGAAATGCTAAATACTATAGCAAAGTTGGAACTTGAAAATCAGCAATTAAAAGATTTATTAAATTATACTGGATATATAAATTACAGATATATTTCAGCTAGAGTTGTGAGTGCAGCCTTAGATGAACTTGGAACAACTATTATGATAAATGCTGGTACTGAAGATGGTATCAAAGATGGTTACCCAGTGTTAAGTGGATTTGGTGCTATAGGTAGAGTAATAAGTGTTTCCAAAAGATCTGCTAGAGTTTTGCTGTTTACTAATGGTAGTTCTAAGATTCCTGTTAGGCTTTTTCATAGCAAAATTTCATGTATTGCCATAGGCAATGCAGAAAATGGTACAATGAAAATGCTTTATGTTGAGCAATCAAACAATAATATCATGGAAAATGATATAGTATTTACTTCTGGTGAAGGTAGTTTAATACCTTATGGGCTTTATGTTGGTTCTGTGGTAAGTAAAAATGGTGATATGATAATCAAACCAACTATTGACTACAATGACATGGAAGTAGTAAAAGTACTCTTACCAGAAAAAGAGTTCCCGTAG
- the lipA gene encoding lipoyl synthase, with amino-acid sequence MCAKLRKPDWIKVKAPVSSEYLATRDLVKKNNLNTVCQEAACPNIGECWEKKHATFMILGSVCTRACRFCNVATGLPDKLDPHEPERVAFAVAELGLKHVVITSVDRDDLEDGGATHFAECISQIKKRSAETTVEVLTPDFLRKEGALEIVIKAKPDVFNHNIETVPSLYTKIRPGARYFHSLNILYKAKAIDKDVFTKSGLMVGLGEDDTEVLQVMDDLRAADVDFLTIGQYLQPTPKHAEVARYVLPEEFLYYEKMARAKGFHMVSASPLTRSSYHAGDAFEKLKAARHRFA; translated from the coding sequence ATGTGCGCAAAGTTAAGAAAACCAGATTGGATCAAAGTTAAGGCGCCTGTGAGCTCTGAGTACTTAGCGACTAGAGATCTGGTTAAGAAAAATAATCTAAATACAGTTTGTCAGGAAGCTGCATGTCCTAACATAGGGGAATGTTGGGAGAAAAAACATGCTACATTCATGATATTAGGGAGCGTCTGTACTAGAGCTTGTAGATTTTGTAACGTTGCAACTGGTTTACCTGATAAATTAGATCCGCATGAACCTGAGAGAGTTGCGTTTGCAGTAGCTGAGCTTGGTTTGAAGCATGTTGTAATAACTTCTGTTGATAGAGATGATTTGGAAGATGGTGGCGCTACGCATTTTGCGGAGTGTATATCACAAATCAAAAAACGTAGTGCGGAAACAACAGTTGAAGTTTTGACGCCTGATTTCTTGCGCAAGGAGGGGGCACTTGAGATTGTAATCAAGGCAAAGCCTGATGTTTTTAATCATAATATAGAAACAGTTCCGTCTTTATATACGAAAATTAGACCAGGTGCTAGATATTTTCATTCGCTGAATATACTATATAAAGCAAAGGCAATAGATAAAGATGTTTTTACCAAATCTGGTTTGATGGTTGGTCTTGGAGAGGATGATACGGAAGTTCTGCAGGTTATGGATGATTTAAGAGCTGCAGATGTGGATTTTTTGACTATAGGGCAATATCTGCAGCCAACACCTAAGCATGCTGAAGTAGCGCGTTATGTGCTGCCGGAAGAATTCTTATATTACGAAAAGATGGCTAGAGCAAAAGGGTTTCATATGGTGTCTGCTAGTCCACTAACGCGTTCTTCATATCATGCAGGTGACGCATTTGAGAAACTTAAAGCTGCTAGGCATAGGTTTGCTTGA
- the rpmA gene encoding 50S ribosomal protein L27 gives MATKKAGGSSRNGRDSAGRRLGVKKFGGELVTPGSIIVRQRGTKFHPGQNVGMGRDHTIFAVVPGYVKFHRGERDRSFISIIPA, from the coding sequence ATGGCAACCAAGAAAGCCGGTGGTAGTTCAAGAAATGGTAGAGACTCAGCCGGACGCAGGTTAGGCGTAAAAAAATTTGGTGGAGAGCTTGTGACTCCTGGCAGCATTATAGTGCGTCAGCGCGGAACAAAGTTTCATCCTGGGCAAAATGTTGGTATGGGACGTGACCACACTATTTTTGCTGTTGTTCCTGGATATGTTAAGTTTCATAGAGGTGAAAGAGATAGATCTTTTATATCTATCATTCCTGCTTGA
- the rplU gene encoding 50S ribosomal protein L21 — protein MFAVVESGGKQYRVKSGSVVKVEKMYSEPGEVVQLGEVMAVGTKIGQPYLDGAKVMAEVIAHDKTDKVIVFKKKRRHNYRRKRGHRQQITVLRVKEIIV, from the coding sequence ATGTTTGCTGTAGTAGAGAGTGGTGGAAAACAGTATCGCGTTAAGTCAGGCAGTGTAGTGAAAGTTGAAAAAATGTACAGCGAGCCAGGAGAAGTGGTGCAGCTAGGTGAGGTTATGGCAGTCGGTACTAAAATTGGTCAGCCTTATTTAGATGGAGCTAAAGTGATGGCTGAGGTTATAGCGCATGATAAGACTGATAAGGTGATAGTCTTCAAGAAGAAGCGTAGACACAATTATCGTAGAAAACGCGGCCACCGTCAGCAGATTACTGTGCTTAGGGTAAAGGAAATCATTGTATAG
- the rpsB gene encoding 30S ribosomal protein S2 yields the protein MSEYSPNFTMRQLLEAGVHYGHKKNFWNPKMAQYIYGVRSGIHIIDLEQTYKLLAKALENLQNVAAQNGRILFVGTKKQGSDTVAEHAKRCGQYYVNYRWLPGMLTNRATIQNSINKLKEYEGMLNDPSSLLLKKEKLELSRKHQKLELALGGIRNLGGLPNLIFALDTRENDIAIQEAKKLKIPVVAIVDTNAQFDGVDYIIPGNDDARKSIELYCKLAADAILQGVQISLAKSGVDIGAMSETEFVAPQANAKPIKNTDANSEQDSIPEDK from the coding sequence ATGAGCGAATATAGCCCAAATTTTACCATGAGACAGCTTTTAGAAGCTGGAGTTCACTATGGTCATAAGAAAAACTTTTGGAATCCCAAAATGGCGCAGTACATATATGGGGTAAGAAGTGGTATACATATAATAGATCTAGAACAAACATATAAATTGCTTGCAAAGGCACTTGAAAATTTACAAAATGTTGCAGCACAGAATGGAAGAATTCTATTTGTTGGAACAAAAAAACAGGGTAGTGACACAGTAGCAGAACATGCAAAAAGATGTGGTCAATATTACGTAAATTACCGCTGGCTTCCAGGCATGCTTACAAATCGTGCAACAATTCAGAATTCCATCAATAAACTCAAAGAGTATGAAGGAATGCTGAATGATCCAAGTTCTCTATTATTAAAGAAAGAAAAACTGGAGTTATCAAGAAAACATCAAAAGCTTGAGCTTGCACTTGGTGGTATACGTAATTTAGGCGGATTACCAAATTTAATTTTTGCACTTGATACCAGAGAGAATGATATCGCAATACAAGAAGCAAAAAAGCTGAAGATTCCAGTCGTTGCCATAGTAGATACTAATGCGCAATTTGATGGTGTTGATTATATAATCCCTGGAAATGATGATGCAAGAAAATCCATAGAGCTTTATTGTAAACTTGCCGCTGATGCGATATTGCAGGGCGTACAGATCAGTCTCGCCAAATCCGGTGTTGATATAGGCGCTATGAGTGAAACTGAGTTTGTTGCGCCACAAGCTAATGCAAAACCTATAAAAAATACTGATGCAAACTCAGAGCAAGATAGTATACCCGAAGATAAATAA
- the tsf gene encoding translation elongation factor Ts, whose amino-acid sequence MVISAESVKALREKTGAGMMDCKSALTQCDGDVNAAIDFLRAKGLANAEKKADRVAAQGLVSISVHKDGSMASIIELNSETDFVAKNDKFQSLAANLSNIALESGEQDITKFCDMQYDSNVKVKDAIVEGIAVIGENINLRRIDVLKVDGVVASYVHSAVANGMGKIGVVIAIESTGQHTKIAKLGKELAMQVAAYRPIAIAIDGVNKSLIERETSVLKERLINITHESGGTKKIDEAKFLQGGLAKFYSEAVLMEQIFLLDSKKKVSTVINELEKEIGATIKITKVIRYQVGEEDTSCSTIVA is encoded by the coding sequence GTGGTGATAAGTGCTGAAAGTGTAAAAGCGCTACGTGAAAAAACTGGCGCCGGAATGATGGATTGTAAATCTGCCTTGACTCAGTGTGATGGTGATGTAAATGCTGCTATAGATTTTCTACGTGCAAAAGGACTTGCAAATGCTGAGAAAAAAGCAGATAGAGTTGCTGCTCAAGGACTTGTATCAATTTCTGTGCACAAAGATGGGAGTATGGCTTCTATAATTGAGCTAAATTCAGAAACAGATTTTGTAGCAAAAAATGATAAATTCCAAAGTTTAGCTGCCAATCTATCAAATATCGCTCTTGAATCTGGCGAACAAGACATTACAAAGTTTTGTGATATGCAATACGACAGCAATGTAAAAGTGAAAGATGCAATAGTTGAAGGAATCGCCGTCATAGGTGAAAATATCAATTTACGCAGAATAGATGTACTTAAGGTAGATGGAGTTGTTGCAAGCTATGTTCACAGCGCAGTTGCAAATGGCATGGGAAAAATAGGCGTGGTAATTGCTATAGAATCAACAGGTCAGCATACAAAAATTGCTAAGCTTGGAAAAGAACTTGCAATGCAAGTTGCCGCATATAGGCCAATTGCTATTGCTATAGATGGCGTAAACAAGTCGCTTATAGAACGTGAGACATCTGTACTTAAGGAAAGACTTATAAATATCACACATGAATCTGGTGGTACAAAAAAAATAGATGAAGCAAAATTTCTTCAAGGTGGACTTGCGAAGTTTTACTCTGAAGCTGTACTCATGGAACAAATTTTCCTGCTTGATAGTAAGAAAAAAGTCTCAACAGTAATTAATGAGCTTGAGAAAGAAATTGGAGCAACAATCAAGATAACAAAAGTTATCCGTTATCAAGTCGGTGAGGAAGATACCTCCTGCAGCACAATAGTTGCTTAA
- a CDS encoding RlmE family RNA methyltransferase, producing the protein MSFMSLTSNYRNKKQTLKTSKGRTNSSANWLRRNINDPYIALAKKSGYRSRAAFKLIEIDEKFKLLSSARNILDLGSAPGSWLQILSSSAKKDSRIIGVDLKAVEDISGIDCIIGDFTDQTVIEEILLRFGEAGIDLIVSDMAANASGDSGIDAIRNLKLLEIAAKFAILNLKIGGHFVAKTLLTGGREKSVNDMLKSNFEKLKIFKPKSSYSDSKEQYVIALKKHNLINY; encoded by the coding sequence ATGTCATTTATGTCTTTAACATCTAATTACCGTAATAAAAAACAAACTCTAAAAACGTCAAAAGGACGTACTAATTCCTCTGCAAATTGGCTGAGAAGAAATATAAATGACCCTTATATAGCACTTGCAAAAAAATCTGGTTATCGCTCTCGCGCAGCATTTAAATTAATTGAGATCGACGAGAAATTCAAACTCCTATCTTCTGCTCGAAATATTTTAGACTTAGGCTCAGCTCCTGGAAGTTGGTTGCAAATTCTATCGTCTTCCGCAAAAAAAGACTCTAGAATAATTGGAGTGGATTTAAAAGCAGTTGAAGATATCAGTGGCATAGATTGCATTATCGGAGACTTCACAGACCAAACTGTTATAGAAGAAATCCTGCTGCGCTTTGGTGAAGCTGGTATAGATCTAATAGTCAGCGATATGGCAGCAAACGCATCAGGAGATTCAGGTATCGATGCGATAAGAAACCTCAAACTGTTAGAAATCGCTGCAAAATTTGCAATCTTAAACTTGAAAATAGGCGGTCACTTTGTAGCAAAGACTTTACTTACAGGTGGCAGAGAAAAGTCCGTAAACGATATGCTTAAATCCAATTTTGAAAAATTAAAAATCTTTAAGCCTAAATCTAGCTATAGCGATTCTAAGGAACAATATGTTATAGCATTAAAAAAGCATAATTTGATTAATTACTAA
- a CDS encoding nucleoside triphosphate pyrophosphatase, which yields MNNSKKLILASSSEERMRMLTASGYKVDSIVPANIDESELKGEMPKALAFRLAFEKVQKVSQEFPNDVVIGADTVVSVGRTSLPKALLESDAKLCLDKLSGRRHVVYTGICLAHNSIFRKKVAMSIVKFKHLTEEEKSFYVESKEWYGKAGGYAIRGKASSFIQYIRGLDSTIMGLPMSIVYNLLQSFGIKPSN from the coding sequence ATGAACAACTCTAAAAAATTGATACTTGCCTCTTCCTCTGAAGAGCGCATGCGCATGCTCACAGCATCTGGATATAAAGTCGACTCAATAGTTCCTGCTAATATAGATGAATCCGAGCTAAAAGGAGAGATGCCGAAAGCTTTGGCATTCAGGTTAGCTTTTGAAAAGGTCCAGAAAGTCTCTCAAGAATTTCCTAATGATGTTGTAATAGGAGCAGATACAGTAGTCTCAGTTGGCAGAACATCTCTGCCAAAAGCACTGCTTGAGTCCGACGCAAAACTCTGCTTAGACAAACTATCTGGAAGAAGACATGTAGTTTACACAGGTATCTGTCTCGCACATAACAGTATATTTAGAAAGAAAGTTGCAATGTCAATTGTAAAATTTAAGCACTTAACAGAGGAAGAAAAAAGTTTTTATGTAGAATCTAAAGAGTGGTATGGAAAAGCTGGTGGATATGCGATACGCGGAAAAGCCTCATCGTTTATTCAATATATAAGAGGACTTGATTCTACAATCATGGGCCTTCCAATGAGTATTGTATACAATCTACTACAAAGCTTTGGAATTAAACCATCCAATTAA
- a CDS encoding transposase — protein MKTEKNKKINEAIDLLIEGGADLKTVLKQDGLIKELTKSILERALQAEMSEHLGYNKYDRSETENCRNGHYNKNLITENGSIELNIPRDREGKFAPVIVSKNQTRIDGLDQKIISLYAKGMSLSDIKIQLQELYGAEVSESLISRVTDDVIDEVRESLSKIV, from the coding sequence ATGAAGACAGAAAAGAATAAGAAAATAAATGAAGCGATAGATTTACTGATAGAAGGAGGAGCGGATTTAAAGACAGTACTGAAGCAGGATGGATTGATTAAGGAATTAACGAAGAGTATTTTGGAGAGAGCCTTGCAGGCAGAAATGTCTGAACACTTAGGTTATAACAAATATGATAGGTCTGAAACTGAGAATTGCAGGAATGGTCATTATAATAAGAATTTGATTACTGAGAATGGCAGTATCGAGTTAAATATTCCGCGAGATAGAGAAGGTAAATTTGCACCTGTAATTGTCTCCAAGAATCAAACAAGAATAGATGGTTTAGATCAAAAGATAATATCTCTGTATGCCAAGGGGATGAGTTTGTCTGATATCAAGATCCAATTACAAGAATTATATGGAGCAGAAGTTAGTGAGAGTTTAATTAGTAGGGTTACAGATGATGTAATTGATGAGGTTAGAGAGTCTTTATCAAAGATTGTGTAA
- a CDS encoding transposase: MIKTHGNYNKHLITENGSIELNIPRDREGKFAPVIVSKNQTRIDGLDQKIISLYAKGMSLSDIKIQLHELYGAEVSESLISRVTDDIIDEVRIWQSRPLEPLYPIVYFDCLIVKVRQDKQIINKSVYVALGIDLQGRKDILGLWISENEGSKFWLSNFTELKNRGLKDILDLLHNHIN, encoded by the coding sequence TTGATAAAGACTCATGGCAATTATAATAAGCATTTGATTACTGAGAATGGTAGTATCGAGTTAAATATTCCGCGAGATAGAGAAGGTAAATTTGCACCTGTAATTGTATCCAAGAATCAAACAAGAATAGATGGTTTAGATCAAAAGATAATATCTCTGTATGCCAAGGGGATGAGTTTGTCTGATATCAAGATTCAATTACATGAATTATATGGTGCAGAAGTTAGTGAGAGTTTAATTAGTAGGGTTACAGATGATATAATTGATGAGGTTAGAATTTGGCAGAGTAGACCTCTTGAACCATTATATCCTATAGTATATTTTGATTGTTTAATAGTTAAGGTAAGGCAAGATAAACAGATAATTAATAAATCAGTATATGTTGCGCTGGGTATAGATTTACAGGGCCGGAAAGATATTTTAGGATTATGGATAAGTGAGAATGAAGGATCTAAATTCTGGCTTAGTAATTTTACTGAATTGAAGAATCGAGGATTAAAAGATATATTAGACCTCTTGCATAACCATATAAATTGA
- a CDS encoding IS5 family transposase (programmed frameshift) has translation MKFENIKDEYAEEFRRLTGIKRGTFEVILSILKEAEAILKSQGGKPNKLALEDRLLMTLEYLREYRTYFHISRSYGISESACYRNIRWIEDTLIKDKRFSLPGRKALLKSDSEYELVLIDATETPIERPKKKQKHFYSGKKRRHTLKTQLIVDKRKKEIICTNFSNGKRHDFRLFKESGVHIHPEIKVLTDTGYQGIDKLHYNSELPKKKTKKRPLSRKDKKKNRQLSSERVLNENVIGMIKRFKIIADRYRNRRKRFGLRFNLLAGIYNFEL, from the exons ATGAAGTTTGAAAACATCAAAGATGAATACGCAGAAGAGTTTCGCAGGCTTACTGGCATTAAACGAGGAACGTTTGAAGTTATACTAAGTATATTAAAAGAAGCTGAAGCTATTTTAAAGTCTCAAGGTGGAAAACCCAATAAATTGGCTTTAGAAGATCGATTACTCATGACGCTTGAGTACTTGCGTGAATACAGGACATATTTTCATATTTCCCGCAGTTATGGAATAAGTGAAAGTGCCTGTTATCGTAATATACGTTGGATTGAAGATACTCTAATTAAAGATAAACGATTTTCACTACCTGGACGTAAAGCATTACTAAAAAGCGATTCTGAATACGAACTTGTGTTAATTGATGCTACTGAAACACCGATAGAACGACCTA AAAAAAAACAGAAGCACTTTTATTCGGGAAAAAAGAGGCGACATACTCTAAAAACTCAGCTTATTGTGGATAAAAGGAAAAAAGAAATCATTTGCACTAATTTTTCTAATGGCAAGCGTCATGATTTCAGGTTATTTAAAGAATCCGGAGTTCACATCCACCCTGAGATTAAAGTTCTTACAGATACTGGTTATCAAGGCATTGATAAGTTGCATTATAATTCAGAGTTACCAAAGAAAAAGACAAAAAAGCGACCACTAAGCAGGAAAGATAAAAAGAAAAATCGTCAATTGTCTAGTGAACGTGTTTTAAATGAAAACGTCATAGGCATGATCAAACGATTTAAAATTATCGCTGATCGTTATAGGAACAGAAGAAAACGATTCGGTTTAAGGTTTAATTTACTTGCTGGTATCTATAACTTTGAGCTTTAA